The genomic stretch ccacaagtctggttcatccttgggagcaatttacaaacgcctgaaggtaccacgtttatctgtacaaacgatagtatgcaaatataaacaccattggaccacgcagccgtcttaccgctcaggaaggagccgcgttctgtctcctagagattaaagtactttggtgtgaaaagtgcaaatcaatcccagaacaacagcaaaggaccttgtgaagatgctggaggaaacgggtacaaaagtttctatatccacagtaaacgagtcctacatcgacataacctgaaaggccgctcagcaaggaagaagccactgctccaaaacaggcataaagccagactatggtttgcaactgcatgtggatggagcgagacatgatgttccagatgtgctcaattggattcaggtctggggaacgggcgggccagtccatagcatcaatgtcttcctcttgcaggaactgctgacacactccagccacatgaggtccagcattgtcttgcattaggaggaacccagggccaaccgcaccagcatatggtctcacaaggggtctgaggatctcatcttggtacctaatggcagtcaggctacctctggcgagcacatggagtgctgtgcgcccccccccccccccgccccccaaagaaatgccaccccacaccatgactgacccaccgccaaaccggtcatgctggaggatgttgcaggcagcagaacgttctccacggcatctccagactctgtcacgtgctcagtgtgaacctgctttcatctgtgaagagcacagggcgccagtggcgaatttgccaatcttggtgttctctggcaaatgccaaacgtcctgcaccgTGTTGGGCTGTAatcacaacccccacctgtggacgtcggtttctgaccgtttgagcagacacatgcacatttgtggcctgctggaggtcattttgcacggctctggcagtgctcctcctgctcctccttgcacaaaggcggaggtagcggtcctgctgctaggttgttgccctcctatggcttcttccacgtctcctgatgtactggcctgtctcctggtagcgcctccatgctctggacactacgctgacagacacagcaaaccttcttgccacagctcgcattgatgtgtcatcctggatgagctgcactacctgagccacttgtgtgggttgtagactccatctcatgctaccactagagtgaaagcactgccagcattcaaaagtgaccaaaacatcagccaggaagcataggaactgagaagtggtctgtggtccccacctgcagaaccactcctttattgggggcgtCTTGCTaattgttgtctattccatttgcacaacagcatgtgaaatgtattgtcaatcagtgttgcttcctaagtggacagtttgatttcacagaagtgtgattgacttgtagTTACATTGTGCTAATAccaagtttacatgcaccttttacatacagtttttcacaattcttgacattttaatcctagtaaaaattccctgtctttggtcagttcgatcaccactttattttaagaatatgaaatgtcagaataatagtagagtgatttatttcagctttcacattcccagttggtcagaagtttaaatacactcaattagtatttggtagcattgcctttaaattgtttaacttgggtcaaacgtttttaggtagccttccacaatcttcccacactaagttgggtgaattttggcccactcctcctgacagagctggtgtaactgagtcaggtttgtaggcctccttgctcgcacatgatttttcagttctgcccacaaatgttctatgggattgaagttagggctttgtgatggctactccaataccttgactttgttgtccttaagccattttgccacaactttggaagtatgcttggggtcattgtacatttggaagacccatttgcgaccaagctttaactttctgactgttgtcttgagatgttgcttcactatatccatgtaattttccatcccatgatgccatctattttgagaagtgcaccagcccctcctgcagcaaagcacccccacaacataatgctgccacccccgtgcttcacggttgggatggtgttctttggcttgcaagcctcccacctttggttgcaagaattttgcataatttaaattgaaaaattcaATGTTTTGAATCTGCCGTCATTTTGCGTGCctgttcataaaccatgtgccatggaatcggtacattgcAAATCTCTTCACAACTATTTTACAATCTATACATCTCCCTGAGGTTAGTTTACTTCAGCTGTTTATGTATGTTTGTGCTCTCCTTTGGGTGTGTGTTTGTCACAGTTGTGTTTTTCTCTTATCACAGGGACACTCACAGCTCTAGAGAGCTTCCTGACAGCCAGCACAGGACCTGAGGTAAGACTCCATTACCCATAAACCCACACACTGCCCTAGCCTCATTTGTCCTGTCAACAGTAAATCATTGTAATCCCTGCCTCATCCTTGTAAGAATCTGTTTTTAAAAGTTTGTTGGTACTtcatgctctctctgtctccgtttcAGGGTGGTTCTCTCAATGACGGGACATGGAAGTCGGCCATCTATGGTTTAGCTGACAGCGGGAAGCTGCGGAGCCTCAGGAAGAAGTTTGGACACAAACCTCTCCCTGTGGTGGGCTCAAAGATCAAACGCAGGTACAGGgagctgtgtgtgtttgcgctTGCACGTGTGTTTATTTGATATTAActttacattgtgtgtgtgtgtaggagtgccCTGTTCTACAGCAATGAGGTTCAGCAGTATGTAGTTCCGTTCATGGGAACCGACCCCTCGGTGGTGAAGAGAACTCAACGCTTTCTGCTGGAGGAACACCAGGAAACACCTGTAggtctctttcacacacacacacacacacacacacacacacacacacacacacacacacacacacacagagcgagagagcagtGTGTGTTCTTGTGCAATTTTGCACAGTGCAATTTTAGTGGGATGTGGCTCTGTCTAAACTTGAGAAATAGAATATGGCCTAATAAatcttgggtgtgtgtgtgtgcatcacagCTAGGGCATGGGGTGATGACTTGTATGTATTTAATGTAATAGTGTTGGATCCAAACGTTATTACAAGGGATAATTGAGTACATTTAGTTGATGTAAACCTTATTTATGTTAAAACGTCTTTAGGATCGGACCCTTTGTTTCAATTTCCGTCTAAAATGACTCCCAAGTCTAACTGCCTGCagttcaggacctgaagcaaggacatgcatattcttgataccatttgaaaggaaacactttgaagtttgtggaaatgtgaaatgaataattgtgccgaattggtcaattgatacatcgTCAACTAcaaaactatagagaacatacaaaaaatgCTATTCTAATAAAATAATGTatgtttacacactcccaggaatgtcaaacatgatggatcattagcttccctacagaaaaTACACTAACTAACCTTCACATATCTAGATGGCCGGGCGGTGTggttgtggagccagagacagcagtgggGTCAAGCTGTAgaccccagttcctacatttgaatattcCAATATTATTTTTTCAAACAAAACTACactttatctctgggaccctcaggatgacaaatcagagcaagattactgaatgtaaggacattatttaccttcagagttgaatatatcaaaccagttgccgtaaTAAATGTGTTgttgtgcactatcctcaaacaatagcatggtattatttttctgtaatagctactgtaaattggacagtgcagttagagtaacaatttaagctttctgcccatgtaagacatgtctatgtcctggaacgTTGGCAGTTGTTTACAACGGCATTCAAGTCAAAGAAAGACACGCTCTGGTACGAATAACAtcagtatttttttaaacctcccgctttgggctcTGTGTCATACATTTTAATCTTAGGTGTAAAATCCTCTGTTTAGGGGACCTGCGTGGTTCTGTAACCAGTTACGGCTGAGcgatagccctggttcccacagACACGGTAGTATATTTTTTTTCACCTGTGTGACGTAGGATGTGAAATCTGAAACAacttgaagctgggatgtccctcctaccatttCATTCCCTTTTCCGACTCCAGCAACTCCTTGCTGAGCCCTGCGTCACAGCTACTGACAAAGCACATGCCTGCAATCCTTACATTGTAGCACAGCAGGGGAGAGTGGTTTCATCACTATAGCACATTGAGATCGATTTGTAGTCATTCATCTAAAATAATCCATAGATTTTAAACACTTTGTTTGTCATAGATGGACAAGATTATTATGAGATGAAATGCGAGTTCCTaacgagttcaggaagccaagctaCAGCTCTGTGACGTTCATAGCGATGGGGGCAGATGTTTTGATTGAGAAATCTTTCGAATATATGCACATTTTTTCTAACACTGAACATACAAGTATGTATTTCACAGTTATGAGGAAGGTTACATCTTATAGTTAGTGCTTTTATAATTTGATAATACTATATTTAGAATGCATGTCATTTCAAGCCTTATTCATACATTTTTGTTCAATAGGAAATACGTCATGTACAGTAaaatatttgtactgtgtacttgagcttaTGTTCaagtgactacacctcagcaatttaACTATGTTTACCTGAAAGGTGAGATTTTAACCATTCATGGAGTATACAGCATTACTAGTTGTCTCAAATGATATAGTTACATTTAAGAggataatctatgagcagaatgaCTGTTTCACCTCAATTAGCCATGAATTCCCTAGGCTATGCCATGCCCAGGCCCCTTGCAATTCAAATTCTAGCTAATGAGCTTCAGCCCCCctttctcgctcactctctctgggCAATCCGCAAATTTAGTGTGATGTGGCTCTCATGTCCAAACCCATTTGAGAAATGGACCTGTTTGGCCTTTTGTGTGACCCCAGGTCCAGTATGGTGCGTATGCAGGAGTAGGAGGTGTGGCCAACATTGTCAAGATGCTATTCGCTGGGATAATGTTCTGGTTCCTGGTCAAATTCAGCTTTGGACGAGACCTGTTGATTAAGGTgaacaaggacacacacacacacacacacatggatatatatacacacacacacacacaatgaaaatcTCAAACCTCTCTCACTAcctctttttttcccctcttcTCTGTCTTTAGTATCCAGAGTTTTTCTCCTTTGGTTTCTTCTCCAAGGATGGACCGACAAGAAAGCAGGTACAGTTTTATGAATATCTCTTGTTTGCAAAATTGCCAGTGATTGGTGTGTTTGAGTGTCACTCAGATGGATGGTTGGTCCTTCTAGTCAGTGAttggtgtgtttctgtgtcacTTAGATGGAGGGTTCGTCCTTCAAGTTTGCCTTCTACGGAGAAGGTTACACTGAGGGACAGGACCCCAGCCAGGGACGACCCAATGCTAAGATCCGCACACTAGTCCAAGGACCAGGTACTTGAACATACACAAACGCACTAGTCCAACCCCTCCTCCACGTAATTTGCCGCTGCTGGGGTTAACACAATGCTTCTCTCCCTGTTTCAGAGGTGGGCTACGTAGCCACGCCCATCGCCATGGTACAGGCCGCTATCACCATCCTGAACGAGCCCACAGCCCTCCCCAAGAAGTGAGTTCACGCACACAGGGTAGTGTTTGTGCGGCTATTGTATTACATCTGATGCATGTtatctcaacctcctctctctttaGGGGAGGTGTGTACACCCCAGGAGCAACCTTTGCCAAAACTAAGTTGGTGGAGCGTCTCAACAAGCATGGCATCCAGTTCTCTGTCATCTAATGTGTGACCCCTGACCCCCATGTCATCAGCACTTATCACTAGATGGTCATGCTGCAAAGTGAAACTTGACTAGCGGCAACTTTGCAACATGGCCCAATAATGAAGACCTTCTGCTTGTCTGTGACTAGTTTTTAAAGAGACAGTTTCCTTGTCAAATAATGGTGCCCCCGCTTTAACTCGCCAACGGTTGTGCAGTTTGTCATGGCTCAGTAGATTAATGCCTGTGAGTGCCTGTTTCTCTCAAAAAAGCTTGACTGCATTATGATGCTTCTGTCCTTCCTCTGATCAATACTTTCCAAGCACTGTCTGAAACCTACCTTACTTCAAGAGGATCAGAAATTCCTCCTTTGAACGATTGTGTGCTGTAATCAAATATAGTTTAGCAGGATCTGTTTAAGGAATGATCAACAAAGTAGTGCTTGCTGCTTGTTAAATGGTTGTTTGGGTACTACATACACACAAAGCTGGGATGATCCTTCCCACAACTTTGCAGAGTCTTCTGTGATTCACTGAGCGTGTGTTGGACAGGTTCTGTTCTCCTAGGGCTGTAGGTCTTCTCTACTTGGCTGAATAAAACCCAACACTACTGAAATAAACTAGCCTTGTGTCTGATTCCTCACTTCCTCACTGACCAGTCAGTTTAGTTTCACAGAGGTCCCGGTCTGACAACTCTAAAGGGGGGATTAAATCCGTATTGCAGAAGATCTGCAATAAAAAATTACGGTAATTTCAGATTGAGCCGACGTGCAGCGTTtgccgtgaatgcagtctccgcaaaCGCGGGAACATTGGCTTTATTTTGGCTCTACAGTTAATATTTGATGTAGTTGGCTCAGGACTATTTCAAGTGTTGAGGTATATTGAAATGTAAAGCAGTGTTGGACGTAGGTCCATTTAAATACTTGAATGTGCATACAGGATATTGGAAGGCTGGAAATGGTTAGAGTCTGGGAAAGAAGAGACCAGACGTCCAAATTGAAAATGGTTAACAATCTTTATTACAATCATCACCCTTCGGTTGTGCCATTCAGATTCAATCGGGTGATTACCGGCATAAAAGGGCCATTATGGCATACTGGTAAAACATGAGCCTATCATAATTAAAACAAAGATGGAAAGAAAACAGGCTAATACACCATTTATCATTACGGCATGAGAAATTAGCGAATGAACTTAAATGGGTGGTATAGCTTCAGTTCGGTGTGGTTTGAGGTAAACAGTCAAATGACTGGCTGGGACAGAGGGATACATCAATCAACTCTGGCTATAAGTGTGTCTGTCATTACACTTGTGTTAATTGCCTCCATCAAAGGGCGGGTGCACTGTTTTAGACACAGGAATAATTGTTTGGTTGACGAACATGCCCAGGTATAGCCTActtaagtgatttgtttgacaatcataAACATGCCTGGTTGTGTTACTGCACCATTAAAATGTAGTACGCCTTTACTATTAGGCTCTTGATCTTCAGAAGTACCAGAATCTGCAATACTGCATATTTATATTTCAGGGAACGTATCCAATATGAATTATTTTGCATATGTGATCTTTGAATATGGCGCATTTACCTCCAGTATAAAGTATATTATACAAGCATACAGTTGGGACTCTACTGCTCTTGTCAAGGCTATCCATGGTTGGGATTTTGATCACTTGACTCCATTAATGGTTTAAGTGCCATGATCTCTcatacactgtgtgtgttttcttgatGCTCTTTCAAGTTGGATGCGAATGTGAAACCcctcccacagtcagagcaatggtagggcttctctcctgtatgtgctCTACGATGAAGAGTAAGATATTGCGACGTGTTGAAGTGTTTCCCGCCAGCAGGACAGGAGTATTGCTTCTCTCCAGTATGCACCTTCTCGTGTTGTTTGACATTTCCTAATTGAGAGAATCCCAACCCACACTCAGTGCAGTGGTATGGTTTCTCTCCAGTATGAACTTGCTTGTGTACTACTAATACACTTAATGTTGCAAAACACATCCCACACTCGGAGCAATGATAGGGCTTCTCTCCGGTGTGTATTTTCTGATGTGATCTTAAACCTGAAGCTTGGGCGAAACACTTCCCCCAGTCAGAGCAGTGAtatggcttctctccagtgtgtatccTCAGGTGTGTTCATGGAGAAACATTTCTTCCCACAGTCAGGGCAGTAGTGGGGTTTTTCTCCTGTGTACATGCTGGTGTCTTTTTAGGTTACTGAGCTGAGAGAATGATTTCCCACAGTCAGGACAGTGATAAGGATTTTCTCCTGTGTGCAACCGCTTGTGTGCTGCTAAGGAATTGCGGTGCGCAAATTTCTTGTCACAGTAAGAACAGTGATAAGGTTTTTCTCCAGTGTGTATGTGACTGATTAGGCTTCCTGAGGTAACACAccttttcccacagtcagagcagccatacctcttctctcctgtatgtaacATCTGATGTGATTTAAGAGCACTCATTGCTCTGAAATTTTTCCCACATTCAGTGCAGTGATGATGTTTCTCCCCAGTATGTATCTGCTGTTGTCTTGTTAAATGTGCTAATCAAGAAAATCTATGCCCACAGTCAGAACAGTAATATGGTTTCTCTCCAGTATGTACTCTCTGATGCTTTGCCATATTTCCTGCTTGAGAGAAGCTCTTATTgcagtcagagcagtggtaaggttttTCTCCCATATGAACTCAGTTGTGTATTTTTAATCCAGTTGCTGTtttgaaactctttccacagtcagagcaggggtAAGGGCTGTCTCCTGTATGTATACGCTTGTGTACATGCAGGCCTGATAAACcactgaatctcttcccacactgggagcaggggtatggcttctctcctgtatgtacaAGCTCGTGTCTTTTCAGGAATGATAAACATACAAATTTCTTCCCACATTGAGAGCAGTTGATCGGTATTTTGGCTTTGGTTTTTTGATGTTTGGCTTCTCCTGAGGCAGAGTGAGGGTTGGGTCTTTCTTCTGTAGAAATGAGAGACTGGGGTAACACAATAGACAACAGCCACACATACCAACCAAACACTTGCACAGGATTTCAGCAAAAACCTGGGTTTATGAAATGGCTATGAATCCATTTGTAATTCCAGAATTGTGGCTGACTATTGTGGCATGTTGCATATTTGAAAATATCCTTAaagccaatgttccctctaagctgcgcgTAGCTCCCGGGACTGCagcgcagaagaaatatcagcccgtGCAGAGAAGAACTTTCTAGAGTTTACCCCTTAGTTAACGTTTCCCTtcactgtgggaattgtgatcgaatcaacgcaatattagccactttcaatgcaacataccgaaacaaaacttGATGCAaaagattttgttgtaggcagaacgcatcggaataggattctattgcattgagaCACACACCGGTGTGGCATAAGCGGAGCTGCAGAAGACCTATATGCAAATAAACCATTCCCATATACGCATCTGTGCCGTTCATTTtcaactggactgtgtttaccacagtagcctacttgaccatTGTCTGAAACGAACTCAAAGCAGATACAGCCTCAGTGTTTCAATTAAACacactggaagttgcacagagTTTTCACAGCGTtcaagtttgcactcagcagacctTTGCTCAGTGCTGAAGAAAAGTAGAGGGAACATTGCACAGAGCTCTAATAAAACATGCCCTTACTCTGAGAAATCCAATCCCTGATGTCCATTGTTTTCCTGCAGTTTGTCAGGCTTACAGACAGCTTCTCGGGGGGGAGGAAAGGAGTGCTGGACTCCACTGTTAGTCAGAACCCAGTTCGGCTTCTCTGGGCTCTGACTGGTCTTCTGTATCCTACAATTACAAAACACACCACTAGGCTACAGGCCACACTCATATCATATTTTTCAAAAACAAGCATATTCCATTAATTGAAACTTTGACTTTTAGGTATAAGATATCTAAATGCATGataatgttttgcatttatttaaagATGTCTTATTGGCCCATTCTCTTCAGAGGACAAACAattttgttttacatttgttttttccAGACACTTTGTTACATAGATTATTCATACATTTCACACACATGGTACTTCATATTTTGAGGTTTTTGACCATTCAGGGACCTACTATCAAACAGTCATGAAATCATAAAAAATGATTGTCTACACAAAAGTATATaaatttggttaaaaaaaaaaa from Oncorhynchus clarkii lewisi isolate Uvic-CL-2024 chromosome 25, UVic_Ocla_1.0, whole genome shotgun sequence encodes the following:
- the LOC139383458 gene encoding saccharopine dehydrogenase-like oxidoreductase → MAKVDTSSSRPYHIVIFGASGFTGQFVVEEVARTVSEGPNGTLKWAVAGRSRQKLDKVLEQAAGTLGKPELRTAVEVIVADVGEPDSLAAMCKQAVIVLNCVGPYRFWGEPVVKACVENGAHCIDICGEPQFLESMQLNYDSQAADKGVYIVGACGFDSIPADMGVLYTRDQFKGTLTALESFLTASTGPEGGSLNDGTWKSAIYGLADSGKLRSLRKKFGHKPLPVVGSKIKRRSALFYSNEVQQYVVPFMGTDPSVVKRTQRFLLEEHQETPVQYGAYAGVGGVANIVKMLFAGIMFWFLVKFSFGRDLLIKYPEFFSFGFFSKDGPTRKQMEGSSFKFAFYGEGYTEGQDPSQGRPNAKIRTLVQGPEVGYVATPIAMVQAAITILNEPTALPKKGGVYTPGATFAKTKLVERLNKHGIQFSVI